In Pseudoliparis swirei isolate HS2019 ecotype Mariana Trench chromosome 2, NWPU_hadal_v1, whole genome shotgun sequence, the following are encoded in one genomic region:
- the LOC130205919 gene encoding mitochondrial chaperone BCS1 isoform X1, giving the protein MPLSDFLEGLKDNPYFGAGFGLVGVGAAMAVARKSAQVGMIFFRRNYMITLEVPCRDKSYHWLLSWITKHSKHTQHLSVETSYLAHESGRVHTQFDFHPSPGNHIIWYGRKWIRVERTREKQMMDLHTGTPWETVTFTALGRDKQIFFNILQEARELALKQEEGRTVMYTAMGGDWRPFGFPRRRRPLSSVVLEEGLTEKIVDDVKDFIGNPKWYTERGIPYRRGYLLYGPPGCGKSSFITALAGELGYSICLMSLSDQSLSDDRLNHLLSVAPQQSIILLEDVDAAFVSRDLRHAENPVAYQGMGRLTFSGLLNALDGVASSEARIVFMTTNFIDRLDPALIRPGRVDLKQYIGNCTRQQLAQMFRRFYPDEPASDGERFAERALAAHSEVSAALVQGHFLLHKRDPAGAVDNVAQMK; this is encoded by the exons ATGCCGCTGTCCGACTTTCTGGAGGGCCTGAAGGACAACCCGTACTTTGGGGCCGGGTTTGGACTGGTTGGCGTCGGGGCAGCGATGGCGGTGGCCAGGAAGAGTGCCCAGGTGGGAATGATCTTCTTCCGCAGGAACTACATGATCACTCTGGAGGTGCCCTGCAGGGACAAGAGCTACCACTGGCTGCTGAGCTGGATCACCAAGCACAGCAAGCACACGCAGCACCTGAGCGTGGAGACCTCCTACCTGGCACACGAGAGTGGGCGGGTGCACACACAGTTTGACTTCCACCCGAGCCCCGGGAACCACATCATCTG GTATGGGAGGAAGTGGATCAGGGtggagaggactagagagaagCAGATGATGGATCTGCACACTGGGACTCCATGGGAGACGGTGACCTTCACTGCTTTAGGCAGAGACAAACAGATCTTCTTTAATATCCTCCAAGAAG CAAGAGAACTGGCCCTGAAGCAGGAAGAGGGACGGACGGTGATGTACACGGCCATGGGCGGCGATTGGAGGCCCTTTGGGTTTCCACGGCGACGCAGACCACTCAGCTCCGTGGTGCTGGAGGAAGGCTTGACCGAAAAGATCGTAGACGATGTGAAGGATTTCATTGGGAACCCCAAGTGGTACACAGAGAGAG GCATACCCTACAGAAGAGGCTATCTGCTGTACGGCCCCCCAGGGTGCGGGAAAAGCAGCTTTAT CACGGCCCTGGCAGGCGAGCTGGGCTACAGCATCTGTCTGATGAGTCTGAGCGACCAGAGCCTCTCGGACGACCGTCTGAACCACCTGCTGAGCGTGGCGCCGCAGCAGAGCATCATCCTGCTGGAGGACGTGGACGCCGCCTTCGTCAGCCGAGATCTGCGCCACGCAGAGA ACCCTGTGGCCTACCAGGGAATGGGGAGACTGACCTTCAGTGGCCTGCTTAATGCTCTGGATGGAGTGGCCTCATCTGAGGCCAGAATAGTTTTCATGACCACCAACTTCATTGACAG GCTGGACCCCGCCCTGATCCGACCGGGCCGCGTGGACCTGAAGCAGTACATCGGCAACTGCACGCGCCAGCAGCTCGCGCAGATGTTCCGCCGCTTCTACCCGGACGAGCCGGCGTCCGACGGCGAGCGGTTTGCGGAGCGCGCCTTGGCCGCCCACTCGGAGGTCAGCGCCGCCCTGGTGCAAGGACACTTTCTGCTGCACAAGAGGGACCCTGCGGGCGCCGTAGACAATGTCGCGCAGATGAAGTAG
- the LOC130205919 gene encoding mitochondrial chaperone BCS1 isoform X2 — protein MMDLHTGTPWETVTFTALGRDKQIFFNILQEARELALKQEEGRTVMYTAMGGDWRPFGFPRRRRPLSSVVLEEGLTEKIVDDVKDFIGNPKWYTERGIPYRRGYLLYGPPGCGKSSFITALAGELGYSICLMSLSDQSLSDDRLNHLLSVAPQQSIILLEDVDAAFVSRDLRHAENPVAYQGMGRLTFSGLLNALDGVASSEARIVFMTTNFIDRLDPALIRPGRVDLKQYIGNCTRQQLAQMFRRFYPDEPASDGERFAERALAAHSEVSAALVQGHFLLHKRDPAGAVDNVAQMK, from the exons ATGATGGATCTGCACACTGGGACTCCATGGGAGACGGTGACCTTCACTGCTTTAGGCAGAGACAAACAGATCTTCTTTAATATCCTCCAAGAAG CAAGAGAACTGGCCCTGAAGCAGGAAGAGGGACGGACGGTGATGTACACGGCCATGGGCGGCGATTGGAGGCCCTTTGGGTTTCCACGGCGACGCAGACCACTCAGCTCCGTGGTGCTGGAGGAAGGCTTGACCGAAAAGATCGTAGACGATGTGAAGGATTTCATTGGGAACCCCAAGTGGTACACAGAGAGAG GCATACCCTACAGAAGAGGCTATCTGCTGTACGGCCCCCCAGGGTGCGGGAAAAGCAGCTTTAT CACGGCCCTGGCAGGCGAGCTGGGCTACAGCATCTGTCTGATGAGTCTGAGCGACCAGAGCCTCTCGGACGACCGTCTGAACCACCTGCTGAGCGTGGCGCCGCAGCAGAGCATCATCCTGCTGGAGGACGTGGACGCCGCCTTCGTCAGCCGAGATCTGCGCCACGCAGAGA ACCCTGTGGCCTACCAGGGAATGGGGAGACTGACCTTCAGTGGCCTGCTTAATGCTCTGGATGGAGTGGCCTCATCTGAGGCCAGAATAGTTTTCATGACCACCAACTTCATTGACAG GCTGGACCCCGCCCTGATCCGACCGGGCCGCGTGGACCTGAAGCAGTACATCGGCAACTGCACGCGCCAGCAGCTCGCGCAGATGTTCCGCCGCTTCTACCCGGACGAGCCGGCGTCCGACGGCGAGCGGTTTGCGGAGCGCGCCTTGGCCGCCCACTCGGAGGTCAGCGCCGCCCTGGTGCAAGGACACTTTCTGCTGCACAAGAGGGACCCTGCGGGCGCCGTAGACAATGTCGCGCAGATGAAGTAG
- the znf142 gene encoding zinc finger protein 142, translating to MFCVSDRMDRGHTGVPVEHSHQLPCPPETETAAAACANGSKRPQASEGRPKRKLIPKPALASPLTEGGNEVPRQRRTMKRVRKAAERDKPFAGGGAASPPSKEYLAEGSEVTYRTHACPKCRRCFKMRSHLQEHLHLHFPDPGLQCPDCERYFTSKSKLRVHRLREAGDKLHRCHLCQYSAVERNAVRRHLAGVHADEDGAPPGRGYPCPACGESFRQSRSLKAHMKTHNVPPGGEPAACFQEGCSFRSALRKELLRHAAEAHGVEAAECRHHACGAVFRSEADMEAHHRTHLAYHCPQCEFSCSNKTVFLRHQRHGHPGSDELRCDFCSFATFNPVEFERHVGHLHANEKIHRCPQCSYVTSHKRGLKRHKLMHSGEKPHKCSLCDFRCRDESYLSKHMLTHSDDKNFMCAECGYVTKWKHYLNVHMRKHAGDLRYRCDQCSYRCHRMDQLNSHKLRHQAKSLMCEICAYACKRKYELRNHMLAKHCGEEKPPSVFKCKYCTYSTRYRQALQNHENCKHTKLKEFRCALCFYSSFSSISLFLHKRKAHGYVPGDKAWLENYAAKEKERNSTEFLRDFYEKPSAGHEPPEPSTSEGPSPSQCDLPGSADPGAGKGSVAGPRTVDSVAPFDIVNEGVSDGPPSVNSPEEYCTLVFTTLSTADYQTSSPQSPAEHRTDQAPSTANLNRNGFDISQEKADSSSSEEDHVAVAEAERDQSDLDKNFVPPRDTSQPVEPRERRTSEAEKDAGSIGSTPPAEENKKPSESEIRLKAMKKHDKDQADAMVLEGRVRMLVVPAKDVHRCNACSYVTSKGSALRRHCQALCRGRTTGHKCQDCGAQFKQRRGLDSHLVKKCPALPRKKTKALVGFSDAAEGDSSGGQRGSEEADEGANAHRTELLNRSSTGSNDPEFRRQKEEQPSKVLTKKVRLAKEQESLYAEKEGTFQCKLCKFSSGRRTAVERHVSHCRKVSRKGGRRIAPEAEDESEDSVEEHGDGTGRNPEKRQGVCAFECSQKRAPDGHEESGGQQPDEVQCAACPPIGRVHHEKEVAGAERLRCQLCTFTCTQGRRLALHVALTHQGARPHRCRHCPFSTARRYRLQEHESLHTGVGRHGCGACGKSFGAAAKLRQHETRVHAKRPTHACSRCDFAGYAADEVRRHGARCHAGEQRHACARCAAVFGSEAALRNHRRRAHRPQVRFTCERCDFSCGGEVSLKAHRESEHPQGRCSTCRESFTTKEGLEIHRRTHLAHLCRLCPFGTTTRRLLAQHLLSDHEDGSPEDKPFKCSACEFACRHQLVLEQHFRSHGGKRLYKCTDCEYSTRNRQKITWHIRIHTGEKPYGCERCSYACTDPSRLKLHMRVHQEEKKYLCPDCGYKCKWATQLKYHMTKHTGVKPYACDQCDYRTNRADALRAHRDTQHCDLRPYVCEKCGKTFKTAFVLKTHQRQHGDDRPYTCGVCRRAFRWPAGLRHHFLSHTKRRPFRCRHCAYEAKQRFQVVKHLRRHHPEMSVEEGVEKDSGAVSLTLKEALEGTLEEEEGMAD from the exons ATGTTCTGTGTTTCAGACCGAATGGACCGCGGACACACAGGCG tcCCAGTGGAGCACAGCCATCAGCTCCCTTGCCCTCCAG AAACGGAGACTGCAGCCGCCGCATGCGCCAATGGAAGCAAACGGCCTCAGGCGTCCGAGGGCAGGCCGAAGAGAAAGCTAATCCCCAAACCGGCTCTCGCGTCGCCCTTAACAGAAGGCGGGAACGAGGTGCCGAGGCAAAGGCGCACGATGAAAAGAGTGAGAAAGGCAGCGGAAAGAGACAAACCATTCGCCGGGGGGGGCGCCGCGTCGCCGCCATCCAAAG AGTACCTCGCGGAGGGATCCGAGGTCACCTATCGCACCCACGCCTGTCCCAAGTGTCGCCGCTGCTTCAAGATGCGCTCCCACCTGCAGGAGCACCTCCACCTACACTTCCCCGACCCCGGCCTCCAGTGTCCCGACTGCGAGCGCTACTTCACCAGCAAGAGCAAGCTGCGCGTGCACCGCCTCCGCGAGGCCGGCGACAAGCTCCACCGCTGCCACTTGTGCCAATACTCCGCCGTGGAGCGCAACGCCGTCCGCCGACACCTCGCCGGCGTGCACGCCGACGAGGACGGCGCGCCGCCGGGCCGCGGCTACCCCTGCCCCGCCTGCGGCGAAAGCTTCCGCCAGAGCAGGTCGCTGAAGGCCCACATGAAGACGCACAACGTCCCGCCGGGCGGCGAGCCGGCCGCCTGCTTCCAGGAGGGCTGCTCCTTCCGGAGCGCCCTGCGCAAAGAACTGCTGCGGCACGCGGCCGAGGCGCACGGGGTCGAGGCGGCGGAGTGTCGCCATCACGCCTGCGGCGCCGTCTTCCGAAGCGAGGCGGACATGGAGGCTCACCATCGGACGCACCTCGCCTACCACTGCCCCCAGTGCGAGTTCTCTTGTTCCAACAAGACCGTCTTCCTCCGGCACCAGCGGCACGGTCACCCGGGCAGCGACGAGCTCCGCTGTGACTTTTGCTCCTTCGCCACGTTCAACCCCGTGGAGTTCGAGCGCCACGTCGGTCATCTGCACGCCAACGAGAAGATCCACCGCTGCCCTCAGTGCAGCTACGTGACCTCGCATAAACGAGGCTTGAAGCGCCACAAGCTGATGCACAGTG GTGAGAAGCCCCACAAGTGTAGCCTGTGTGACTTCAGATGCCGAGATGAGTCCTACCTCTCGAAGCACATGCTCACTCACTCGGACGACAAGAACTTCATGTGCGCCGAATGTGGATACGTCACTAAATGGAAGCACTATCTGAACGTCCACATGAGGAAACATGCTGGGGATCTCAg GTATCGGTGTGACCAGTGCTCCTACCGCTGCCACCGCATGGACCAGCTGAACAGCCACAAGTTACGGCATCAGGCCAAATCCCTCATGTGCGAGATCTGCGCATACGCCTGCAAGCGGAAATACGAGCTCCGCAATCACATGTTGGCCAAACACTGTGGCGAGGAGAAACCGCCGTCGGTCTTCAAGTGCAAATACTGCACATACAGCACCCGCTACCGACAAGCCCTCCAAAACCACGAGAACTGCAAAcacaccaagctgaaggagttCCGGTGTGCCCTCTGCTTCTACTCGTCTTTCAGCAGCATCAGCCTCTTTCTGCACAAGAGGAAAGCTCACGGCTACGTACCCGGCGACAAAGCTTGGCTCGAGAACTACGCCgccaaggagaaagagaggaactcGACAGAGTTCCTGCGGGACTTTTACGAAAAGCCCTCGGCGGGTCATGAGCCGCCTGAACCGTCCACCTCTGAAGGACCCTCACCGTCTCAATGTGATCTTCCCGGCTCGGCAGATCCCGGTGCCGGCAAAGGATCCGTAGCTGGTCCACGAACTGTGGATTCTGTTGCTCCTTTCGATATTGTTAACGAAGGTGTTTCTGACGGTCCTCCATCTGTGAACAGTCCCGAGGAGTACTGTACCCTCGTCTTCACGACGCTATCGACCGCAGACTATCAGACCTCCTCTCCGCAAAGTCCGGCAGAGCACCGCACCGATCAAGCTCCGAGCACGGCCAATTTAAACCGTAATGGCTTTGACATCTCGCAAGAGAAGGCggactcctcttcatcagaggaAGACCATGTCGCTGTGGCGGAGGCAGAGCGTGATCAAAGCGACTTGGATAAGAACTTTGTGCCTCCGCGTGACACAAGTCAACCAGTGGAACCGAGGGAGCGTCGGACATCTGAGGCGGAGAAGGACGCTGGATCAATCGGCTCCACTCCTCCAGCCGAGGAGAATAAGAAGCCGTCGGAATCTGAGATCCGCCTGAAAGCCATGAAGAAGCACGACAAGGACCAAGCGGACGCCATGGTTTTGGAGGGAAGGGTGCGGATGCTCGTGGTGCCGGCCAAAGACGTCCATCGATGCAACGCGTGCTCTTACGTAACCAGCAAAGGGAGCGCGTTGAGGCGCCACTGCCAGGCGTTGTGCCGGGGCAGAACGACGGGACACAAGTGCCAGGATTGTGGCGCGCAGTTCAAACAGAGGCGAGGACTTGATAGCCATCTTGTAAAGAAGTGCCCGGCGCTCCCACGGAAGAAGACAAAAGCACTCGTAGGCTTTTCCGACGCAGccgagggcgactcctctggaggccagagaggatCCGAAGAAGCCGACGAGGGGGCGAACGCTCACCGGACAGAACTTCTGAATCGGAGTTCCACAGGTTCAAACGATCCGGAATTTCGTCGGCAAAAAGAAGAGCAGCCGAGCAAAGTTCTGACGAAGAAGGTTCGACTCGCAAAGGAGCAGGAGTCCCTCTACGCCGAGAAGGAAGGGACATTCCAGTGCAAGCTGTGCAAGTTCTCATCGGGCAGGCGCACAGCAGTCGAGCGACACGTCTCGCACTGCAGGAAGGTCTCGAGGAAAGGAGGGCGTCGGATCGCTCCGGAGGCGGAGGATGAGTCGGAGGACTCGGTGGAGGAGCACGGCGACGGAACTGGGAGGAATCCAGAGAAACGTCAAGGCGTCTGTGCGTTCGAGTGCAGTCAGAAGAGGGCACCAGACGGCCATGAGGAGAGCGGCGGCCAGCAGCCGGATGAGGTCCAATGCGCCGCGTGTCCTCCGATCGGTCGCGTCCATCACGAAAAAGAAGTCGCTGGCGCCGAACGTTTGCGTTGCCAGCTCTGTACCTTCACCTGCACCCAGGGCCGCCGCCTGGCGCTGCACGTCGCGCTCACACACCAAGGCGCTCGGCCTCACCGCTGTCGGCATTGCCCCTTCAGCACCGCCAGGCGCTACCGCCTGCAGGAGCACGAGTCTCTCCACACGGGCGTCGGCCGCCACGGCTGCGGCGCGTGCGGCAAGAGCTTCGGGGCCGCGGCCAAACTGCGGCAGCACGAGACGCGCGTCCACGCCAAGCGGCCGACGCACGCCTGCTCCCGCTGCGACTTCGCCGGCTACGCGGCGGATGAGGTGCGGCGGCACGGCGCGCGGTGCCACGCGGGGGAGCAGCGCCACGCCTGCGCTCGCTGCGCCGCGGTGTTCGGTTCGGAGGCCGCGCTGAGAAACCACCGGCGGCGCGCGCACCGGCCCCAGGTGCGTTTCACGTGCGAGCGGTGCGACTTCTCGTGTGGCGGCGAGGTCTCGCTGAAGGCGCACCGGGAGAGCGAGCACCCTCAGGGCCGGTGCAGCACCTGCCGGGAGTCTTTCACGACAAAGGAGGGCCTCGAGATCCACCGGAGGACCCACCTGGCGCATCTGTGCCGGCTGTGCCCCTTCGGGACCACGACGAGGCGGCTCTTAGCGCAGCACCTTCTGAGCGACCACGAGGACGGCTCGCCGGAGGACAAGCCCTTCAAGTGCAGCGCCTGTGAGTttgcgtgccgccatcagctggtgTTGGAGCAGCACTTCCGCTCGCACGGCGGCAAGCGGCTGTACAAGTGCACGGACTGCGAGTATTCGACCCGCAACAGGCAGAAGATCACGTGGCACATTCGCATCCACACCGGAGAGAAGCCGTACGGCTGCGAGCGCTGCAGCTACGCCTGCACTGACCCGTCCAGGCTGAAG CTTCACATGAGGGTTCACCAAGAAGAAAAGAAGTACCTTTGTCCAGACTGCGGCTACAAATGCAAGTGGGCGACGCAGCTGAAGTACCACATGACCAAGCACACAG GGGTCAAGCCGTACGCCTGTGACCAGTGCGACTACCGCACCAACCGGGCGGACGCCCTGCGCGCCCACCGGGACACGCAGCACTGCGACCTGCGGCCGTACGTCTGCGAGAAGTGCGGCAAAACCTTCAAGACCGCGTTCGTCCTGAAGACCCACCAGCGGCAGCACGGCGACGACCGGCCGTACACGTGCGGCGTGTGCCGCCGGGCCTTCCGGTGGCCGGCGGGCCTCCGGCACCACTTCCTGTCGCACACCAAGCGGCGACCTTTCCGCTGCCGCCACTGCGCCTACGAGGCCAAGCAGAGGTTCCAGGTGGTCAAGCATTTGCGCAGGCACCACCCGGAGATGTcggtggaggagggggtggagaagGACTCCGGAGCCGTGAGCCTGACCCTGAAGGAGGCCTTGGAGGGgacgctggaggaggaggaaggaatggCTGACTAA